The DNA region CGGTAGAAGCCGGTCAGGAACTATTGTTCAGCTACAACATGTATTGGGGGGCGTAGCGCCCCAACAATCGCCCAAAGCGAGGGTGGTGGATACCTTCACCGGTATTGGTGGCGTGATAGGCAAAAAACGCCCTTATTACAGTAAGCGTTTCGTGGTGGATTTTGCCGGGGGCTCGCTGCCAATGCTCAGTAAGGATGCCGAAGTGAAAGCGGTGATTTCAGTGTCTCGAGGCCGTACAGAAATTGAATCCGCAAGACCACTACATGCTATTGATGGTTATCGCGCCATGTTTGATCTGGTGCCGCCAGACGACAGCACAGATCCTATCAATATTCGCCTGTATCTGGAGGCGGATGGACAACCCTTGTCAGAAACCTGGCTGTATCAATGGAATCCGCCGCCAAAAGATCAGCGGCAACTGCATAACGCAGGTCATCTGAAATAAATATTACGCCGGCATTTGCCGGCGTTGTTTTAAGCGGTTGCCGTTAACAAGGCGTGCCCATAGGAGTTATCAATCACACACAACCATTGTCCGTCAATCAGCCGGAACACGTAGGTCGCTTGCCGCTCAGTTGCTGGCAGGTTATTCGCACTCACCATTGTTCGTGCTAACGCCAGCACAGTATCTCCCGCAGGCAGCAACACCATTCCGGCCTGTGTGACTTGTAATGAATGCTCAAAATAGCCGGCGATGGCTTCAAAGGCTTTACGGATCTGGGCCTTACCAATGGCGTTCATACCGGGTTTAACCACTAGTAACGCATCTGCTGCATAAAACTGCATCAAGGTATCAAAATCTTCGGCCATTATCGCCTTATCCGCCTGTGCAATCTGTTGTTCAACCGGATGTTGAGCCACGGCAATCTCCATTAATTAAGCAGACTCATTGTTGCAACATATTAACGGCAAGGCTTGTAATAGCACAAATCTCTGGCAGTACGCTCGGTGCCACACAAATGCTCCCCTTAACTCTCCGTTAAGAATACCAAGGCTAGATTCACTATAACGCTCAAGCAGACTGTAGTTTATCCAGCATAGGCTGCGCCGTGGATAGCACGCGATAAGTGGGTAATGAAAGAGCAAATGCGCTCACTAACGGAAGGCATCATCATGAAAACAGGATTAGTTATCAGTGGATTATTGCTGTGCTGCTGTCAGGCGCATGCCAACGGCAATTCAAGTTTAAACAGTGAACTGGGG from Shewanella dokdonensis includes:
- a CDS encoding YybH family protein; protein product: MAQHPVEQQIAQADKAIMAEDFDTLMQFYAADALLVVKPGMNAIGKAQIRKAFEAIAGYFEHSLQVTQAGMVLLPAGDTVLALARTMVSANNLPATERQATYVFRLIDGQWLCVIDNSYGHALLTATA
- a CDS encoding glucan biosynthesis protein, with product MGGVAPQQSPKARVVDTFTGIGGVIGKKRPYYSKRFVVDFAGGSLPMLSKDAEVKAVISVSRGRTEIESARPLHAIDGYRAMFDLVPPDDSTDPINIRLYLEADGQPLSETWLYQWNPPPKDQRQLHNAGHLK